The Chryseobacterium sp. 52 genome includes a region encoding these proteins:
- a CDS encoding mevalonate kinase, with product MTNPLFYAKIILFGEYGMIEDSQGLVVPYSFYKGTLKFSDLSSEFELKSNRHLQKYSDFLATLDLSDDFKLDIESFKNDIKSGLFFDSNIPQGYGVGSSGALVAAIFEKYALSKLDPEQISKDNLKKLKTVFGEMESYFHGKSSGMDPLICYMNLPILIENKENLDRVSIPEGEEGKGAIFLIDSGITGETGPMIQIFFEKMKTEGFRKTLKEEFIRYNNACIESFLKKDMNPFFRNLKKLSHWAYEHFRPMIPESIFKIWKKGLDSNAYYLKLCGSGGGGYILGFTKDYAKAEKMLDGFQKEVIYRF from the coding sequence ATGACGAACCCTCTATTTTATGCAAAAATAATTCTGTTCGGAGAATATGGGATGATTGAAGACTCCCAGGGGCTTGTAGTACCTTACAGTTTCTACAAGGGAACCCTGAAATTCTCAGATTTGAGTTCTGAATTTGAACTTAAATCAAACAGACATCTGCAGAAATACTCTGACTTCCTTGCAACGCTTGACCTTTCCGATGATTTTAAATTGGATATTGAAAGCTTTAAAAACGATATCAAATCCGGACTTTTCTTTGATTCTAATATCCCTCAGGGATATGGAGTAGGAAGTTCTGGAGCTTTGGTTGCTGCTATTTTTGAAAAATATGCACTCAGCAAGCTGGATCCCGAGCAGATCTCCAAAGATAATCTGAAGAAATTAAAAACCGTTTTCGGTGAAATGGAAAGCTATTTCCATGGTAAAAGTTCTGGAATGGATCCATTGATCTGTTACATGAACCTGCCGATTCTCATCGAAAATAAAGAAAACCTGGATAGAGTTTCTATTCCTGAAGGAGAAGAAGGTAAAGGAGCTATATTCCTTATCGACAGTGGGATCACCGGAGAAACCGGACCTATGATCCAGATTTTCTTTGAAAAAATGAAAACGGAAGGTTTCCGTAAGACATTAAAAGAAGAATTCATCCGTTACAACAACGCATGCATCGAATCTTTCCTTAAAAAAGATATGAATCCTTTCTTCAGAAATCTGAAAAAGCTTTCTCATTGGGCCTATGAACATTTCCGTCCTATGATTCCTGAAAGTATTTTCAAAATCTGGAAAAAAGGACTGGACTCTAATGCCTATTATCTTAAACTCTGCGGAAGCGGTGGTGGTGGATATATTCTGGGCTTTACCAAAGACTATGCGAAAGCAGAAAAAATGCTTGACGGCTTCCAGAAAGAAGTGATTTACAGATTTTAA
- a CDS encoding T9SS type A sorting domain-containing protein, which produces MIKKILLLCLLQCFILGFSQKLRPVAQKISEYHTEKNNFQKYDLFEVNKTSPKFSEYKRAATDITVMNVKSAELKRLIKEKPEYLEISFPFDGDRQITVELYKNQIFTNDFKVVTNKGEIINYTPGAYYIGIIKGDHTSIAAFSFFNDDIVGVASNSGLGNVVLGKAKNAEDFVSYSESKLTGANPFVCGVDELKENQTKKVSFDPSVSKKAMTENCVRIYYEVCFKPYQNNNSNATTTTNWLTAIHNNIAALYNNDEIRIALNEIFIWTTQDPYTGTPNNNLANFRNNRQTFNGDLAHLINAPATTSVAYINSLCGTYKHAYSGISQTYSEVPVYSWTIQAMTHEMGHSLGSPHTHACAWNGNNTAIDGCGAQAGYSEGCTGPIPSTTVKGSIMSYCHLVSGVGISFSNGFGPQPAALIRSTIDSKPCLGTNCTTACGTTITQMNISNITQVSANVAFTDAVSTTWKYKLTKMDGTLIESGNTNSQALNFNSLQPATYYNLSVGTDCSASNAYQRTQVFLTDAAWCDGALFTDTGGQTAGYGNNETIVKTFYPASGALTMTFTEFALEQNYDFMYVYDGPSAGSPLFANGNNLTGSTVPGPFTSTHSSGAITVRFVSDPGVTENGWKAGFSCNVLGVDDVTKNDNTISMYPNPAKNIVVISSKDALKSYRIYDEAGRLVISASSLKGNKQEVNISSIQTGNYIVTIETDKQTVNKKLIKH; this is translated from the coding sequence ATGATAAAAAAAATCCTGCTGCTGTGTTTGCTGCAATGCTTTATTCTTGGTTTTTCACAAAAACTGAGACCTGTTGCGCAAAAAATTTCGGAATACCATACAGAGAAAAATAATTTCCAGAAATATGATCTATTTGAGGTCAATAAAACCTCTCCAAAATTTTCTGAGTATAAAAGAGCAGCCACAGACATTACAGTCATGAATGTAAAATCAGCTGAGCTTAAAAGACTGATTAAAGAAAAACCCGAATACCTTGAAATCAGCTTTCCTTTTGATGGTGACCGGCAGATTACGGTAGAACTTTATAAAAATCAGATTTTCACCAATGACTTTAAAGTTGTTACCAATAAAGGAGAAATTATCAACTATACGCCGGGTGCTTATTATATTGGAATCATCAAAGGAGATCATACTTCTATTGCAGCCTTCAGTTTTTTTAATGACGATATTGTAGGAGTAGCTTCTAATTCCGGGCTTGGAAATGTAGTGCTTGGGAAAGCAAAAAATGCTGAAGATTTTGTAAGCTATTCAGAATCCAAACTGACAGGTGCCAATCCGTTTGTTTGCGGAGTAGATGAACTGAAAGAAAATCAAACAAAAAAAGTTTCATTCGATCCGTCTGTCAGCAAAAAAGCAATGACGGAAAACTGTGTAAGAATTTATTATGAAGTATGCTTTAAGCCTTATCAAAATAATAATTCTAATGCAACCACTACGACCAACTGGCTTACAGCGATTCACAATAATATTGCGGCACTTTATAATAATGACGAGATAAGAATCGCATTGAATGAGATCTTTATCTGGACAACCCAGGATCCCTACACCGGAACTCCCAACAACAATCTTGCTAACTTTAGAAATAACAGACAAACGTTTAACGGTGATTTAGCCCATTTAATCAATGCGCCAGCTACTACAAGTGTAGCTTACATCAATTCTTTATGCGGAACCTATAAACATGCTTATTCCGGAATTTCACAGACCTATTCTGAGGTGCCGGTATATTCATGGACGATCCAGGCGATGACCCATGAGATGGGACACAGCTTAGGATCTCCTCACACTCATGCCTGTGCATGGAACGGAAATAATACAGCCATTGACGGATGTGGAGCTCAGGCCGGGTACAGCGAAGGATGTACAGGCCCGATTCCTTCAACAACCGTTAAAGGATCAATTATGAGCTACTGCCACCTGGTTTCAGGAGTGGGAATCAGTTTCAGCAATGGTTTTGGTCCACAGCCGGCTGCCTTAATCAGAAGTACGATAGATTCTAAACCATGTCTGGGAACCAATTGTACCACCGCATGTGGAACTACAATTACACAGATGAACATTTCAAATATTACACAGGTCTCAGCCAATGTCGCGTTTACCGATGCCGTTTCTACCACCTGGAAATATAAACTTACCAAAATGGATGGAACGCTTATAGAATCAGGAAATACAAATTCTCAGGCGCTCAATTTTAACAGTCTTCAACCCGCAACATATTACAATTTGTCTGTAGGTACAGATTGCTCTGCATCCAATGCTTACCAGAGAACCCAGGTATTCCTTACAGATGCAGCATGGTGTGACGGTGCTTTGTTTACAGATACAGGAGGTCAGACCGCAGGGTATGGAAACAACGAAACGATTGTAAAAACATTTTATCCGGCTTCCGGTGCGCTTACCATGACTTTCACAGAATTTGCTCTGGAACAGAATTATGATTTCATGTATGTATATGACGGTCCGTCTGCAGGGTCTCCGTTATTTGCAAACGGAAATAATCTTACAGGAAGTACAGTGCCCGGTCCGTTTACTTCTACCCACTCTTCAGGAGCTATTACGGTAAGATTCGTATCTGATCCCGGTGTTACAGAAAACGGCTGGAAAGCAGGTTTTTCCTGTAATGTTTTAGGAGTTGATGATGTGACTAAAAATGATAATACAATAAGTATGTATCCTAATCCTGCTAAAAATATAGTTGTTATTTCCTCTAAAGATGCTTTAAAATCCTACAGAATTTATGATGAAGCAGGAAGGCTGGTGATATCGGCTTCTTCATTGAAAGGGAACAAACAGGAAGTAAATATTTCATCTATTCAGACAGGAAATTATATTGTAACGATAGAAACGGATAAACAGACGGTCAATAAAAAATTAATCAAACACTAA
- a CDS encoding MFS transporter — protein sequence MSEIENQQPQNIKNNPRIMKAWAVYDWANSVYSLVITSTIFPIYYSILTTAYEKKEYVEATKSWIDVPVRHMIKIFGKEYQPDAVYGYSLTISFFIVVLLSPFLSSLADTIGNKKSFLQFFCYLGATSCMGLAMFTGMHNVFLGLLFSITASVGFWGSLVFYNSFLPDIATRDKQDALSAKGYVYGYLGSVVLVVICLVLIQVFAKGAAQQLLFTRISFLLTGAWWFGFSQYTFKHLPQFGDVKEKLPKDLVLLNYKNIFKKHEEQGGFFEVLKDNMSFYKDIAKESFHELFKVGGVLFKDKNLKFFLSSFFFYSVGMQTIFLMATLFGKSEINLAQDKLIGTLLVIQIEAIIGAVIFSRLSRKIGNKNVISIAIVLWIVACLWAYFLNKENPTVEYQFYGVAAVVGLVMGGLQAMSRSTYSKLLPEDSMENTTYFSFYDVLEKIAIIIGTFIFATLIEHFNNMRIAALSMTLFFATGLILIRFLKVNMLKDRDTL from the coding sequence ATGTCTGAAATTGAGAATCAACAACCTCAAAACATAAAGAATAATCCTCGGATTATGAAAGCTTGGGCTGTATACGACTGGGCGAATTCTGTGTACTCATTGGTTATTACCTCTACCATTTTCCCTATTTACTATTCCATACTGACCACTGCTTACGAGAAAAAGGAGTACGTGGAGGCAACAAAATCCTGGATTGATGTTCCGGTAAGGCATATGATAAAGATCTTCGGGAAAGAATACCAACCTGATGCTGTGTATGGATATTCACTAACCATATCATTTTTTATTGTCGTGTTGCTTTCTCCGTTTTTGTCTTCATTAGCGGATACCATTGGAAACAAGAAATCATTCCTGCAGTTTTTCTGCTACCTTGGGGCTACCTCTTGTATGGGGCTGGCCATGTTTACAGGGATGCACAACGTATTTTTAGGTCTCCTTTTCAGTATTACGGCGAGTGTCGGGTTCTGGGGAAGTCTGGTCTTTTATAACTCCTTTCTGCCGGATATTGCAACGCGTGATAAGCAGGATGCACTTTCCGCAAAAGGTTATGTATACGGATATCTCGGTTCTGTAGTTCTTGTGGTGATCTGTCTTGTACTGATTCAGGTTTTCGCAAAAGGAGCGGCACAGCAGCTTTTATTTACAAGAATCAGCTTCCTGTTAACCGGGGCGTGGTGGTTCGGTTTCTCTCAGTATACTTTTAAACACCTTCCACAGTTTGGGGATGTTAAAGAAAAACTTCCTAAAGACCTTGTACTTTTAAACTATAAAAATATCTTTAAAAAACATGAAGAGCAGGGAGGCTTCTTTGAAGTTCTGAAAGACAATATGAGCTTTTATAAAGACATCGCCAAAGAAAGCTTTCATGAATTGTTTAAAGTAGGAGGAGTCTTGTTTAAAGATAAAAACCTAAAGTTTTTCCTATCCAGTTTCTTCTTTTACAGTGTCGGAATGCAGACTATTTTCCTGATGGCCACCCTATTTGGAAAAAGTGAAATCAATCTGGCTCAGGACAAACTGATCGGAACCCTTCTGGTTATTCAGATCGAAGCAATCATCGGGGCTGTCATATTCTCCAGGTTATCCAGAAAAATAGGAAACAAGAACGTGATTTCCATTGCTATTGTATTATGGATTGTTGCCTGTCTTTGGGCATACTTCCTGAACAAAGAAAACCCTACCGTTGAATACCAGTTCTATGGAGTAGCGGCAGTAGTAGGATTGGTAATGGGTGGACTTCAGGCCATGTCCAGATCTACCTATTCAAAACTTCTTCCGGAAGATTCTATGGAAAATACCACGTATTTCAGTTTTTATGATGTACTGGAAAAAATAGCCATCATTATTGGAACATTTATCTTTGCAACATTGATTGAGCATTTTAATAATATGCGTATTGCAGCGCTTTCCATGACCTTATTTTTCGCGACAGGACTTATTCTGATTCGATTCTTAAAAGTCAATATGTTGAAAGACAGAGATACTTTATAA
- a CDS encoding DUF6705 family protein: MKNLFLFILFCVSISCKAQQVYSLRPAEIDLPENSYEKDTNNELPSYEGTWKGVWDNKTIIITFKKITYKYDNNFKRHRDYLVGKFTVKNNNGTSLFDNSSLSDDDAKIKGVSFRRYGDKYSLAYVDPDLCNTSGGVAINFTDATKTKLNWKLNFRSNMITADCQYYNTGIPEVLPKEIILIKQ; this comes from the coding sequence ATGAAAAATCTATTTTTATTTATATTATTTTGTGTTTCAATTTCTTGTAAAGCACAACAAGTTTACTCATTAAGACCGGCCGAAATTGACCTTCCAGAGAATTCATATGAGAAGGATACTAATAACGAACTTCCTTCCTATGAAGGAACTTGGAAGGGGGTATGGGATAATAAAACTATTATTATAACTTTTAAGAAAATAACTTACAAATATGATAATAATTTTAAGCGTCACAGAGATTATTTAGTTGGAAAATTTACTGTTAAAAATAATAATGGAACCAGTTTATTTGATAATTCAAGTTTATCTGATGATGATGCAAAAATAAAAGGTGTAAGTTTTAGAAGATACGGTGATAAGTATTCTCTTGCATATGTTGATCCTGACTTGTGTAATACATCTGGAGGAGTAGCAATAAATTTTACAGATGCTACAAAAACAAAACTTAACTGGAAACTTAATTTTAGGAGTAATATGATTACAGCAGATTGCCAATATTATAATACGGGAATTCCAGAAGTATTACCTAAAGAAATTATTCTAATAAAACAATAA
- a CDS encoding acetyl-CoA C-acyltransferase, with protein MKEVFIVSAVRTPIGSFMGSLSTVPATKLGSAAVKGALDKINLDPKNVQEIYMGNVLQAGEGQAPARQVALGAGLSIETPSTTVNKVCASGMKAVTMAAQAIKAGDADVIVAGGMENMSSVPHYYNARIATKLGDIKMQDGMMLDGLTDVYGKVHMGVCAEKCAADYSISREDQDNFAIESYKRSAKAWSEGKFAEEVIAVEIPQRKGDPIVFAEDEEYKAVNFDRLPTLPTVFKKENGTVTAANASTLNDGASALILVSKEKMEELGLKPLARIVSYADAAQEPENFTTAPAKALPIALKKANLEISDIDFFEFNEAFSVVGLANNKILGLDASKVNVNGGAVAIGHPLGSSGSRIIVTLINVLKQNNAKYGAAAICNGGGGASAIVIENL; from the coding sequence ATGAAAGAAGTATTCATCGTTTCCGCAGTAAGAACACCTATTGGGAGTTTTATGGGAAGCCTTTCAACAGTTCCTGCTACGAAATTGGGATCTGCTGCTGTAAAAGGAGCATTAGATAAAATCAATCTTGATCCTAAAAATGTTCAGGAAATCTATATGGGAAATGTACTGCAGGCTGGAGAAGGTCAGGCACCGGCCCGTCAGGTAGCACTGGGAGCAGGTCTGTCTATAGAGACCCCTTCTACTACAGTAAATAAAGTGTGCGCTTCAGGAATGAAAGCCGTAACTATGGCTGCACAGGCTATTAAAGCAGGTGATGCTGACGTAATTGTTGCCGGAGGTATGGAAAACATGTCTTCAGTTCCTCATTATTATAATGCCAGAATTGCCACTAAATTAGGGGACATCAAAATGCAGGACGGAATGATGCTGGATGGTCTTACAGACGTTTACGGTAAAGTACATATGGGAGTATGTGCAGAAAAATGTGCTGCAGATTACAGTATTTCCAGAGAAGATCAGGATAATTTTGCCATAGAATCTTATAAAAGATCCGCAAAAGCATGGAGCGAAGGAAAATTTGCAGAAGAAGTAATTGCTGTTGAAATTCCTCAAAGAAAAGGAGATCCTATTGTTTTTGCAGAAGACGAAGAATATAAAGCTGTTAATTTTGACAGACTTCCTACACTTCCTACCGTATTTAAAAAAGAAAATGGTACAGTAACAGCAGCTAATGCATCTACGTTAAATGACGGTGCTTCTGCTCTGATCCTTGTTTCTAAAGAAAAAATGGAAGAATTAGGATTAAAGCCTTTAGCTAGAATTGTTTCTTATGCTGATGCAGCTCAGGAGCCTGAAAACTTCACAACCGCTCCCGCAAAAGCACTTCCGATTGCTCTTAAAAAAGCAAATTTAGAGATTTCAGACATCGATTTCTTTGAATTTAATGAAGCGTTTTCTGTAGTAGGACTGGCTAATAACAAAATTTTAGGACTGGATGCATCCAAAGTAAACGTAAACGGAGGAGCAGTAGCTATTGGACACCCACTGGGAAGTTCAGGATCCAGAATCATCGTTACGCTGATCAATGTACTGAAGCAGAATAATGCAAAATATGGTGCTGCAGCTATCTGTAACGGTGGTGGAGGAGCTTCTGCTATCGTAATTGAAAATCTATAA
- a CDS encoding RNA polymerase sigma factor produces the protein MENLEKNFLQAKKQDRKAQKALYEMFSAKMLAISNSYVNNLHDAEDILISAFMKCFTKLDECRDWKSFPFWLRKIVVNDSISFVRKNRNILYADIEIADDYSDDDIDERLEEINIEEIFSQMPAGYRLIFNLYVFEEKKHQEIANILNISEGTSKSQLSKAKKWLTEFLKAKENEKRNTETIKI, from the coding sequence ATGGAGAATCTTGAAAAGAATTTTTTACAGGCAAAAAAACAGGACCGGAAGGCCCAGAAAGCTCTTTATGAGATGTTTTCTGCTAAAATGCTTGCCATATCAAATTCTTATGTCAATAACCTTCATGATGCGGAAGATATCCTGATCAGCGCATTTATGAAATGCTTTACCAAGCTGGATGAATGCAGAGACTGGAAAAGCTTTCCGTTTTGGCTGAGGAAAATTGTCGTTAACGATTCTATAAGCTTTGTCAGAAAGAACAGGAATATTCTTTATGCCGATATAGAAATTGCAGATGATTATTCGGATGATGATATAGATGAACGGCTGGAAGAAATCAATATTGAAGAAATATTTTCACAGATGCCGGCAGGATACAGACTGATCTTCAATTTATATGTCTTTGAAGAGAAGAAACATCAGGAGATCGCAAACATTCTGAATATTTCAGAAGGCACAAGCAAAAGCCAGCTGAGCAAGGCAAAAAAATGGCTTACAGAATTTTTAAAAGCAAAGGAAAATGAAAAAAGAAATACTGAAACAATTAAGATCTGA
- a CDS encoding nucleoside permease codes for MNLKLRLTILSFLQFFVWGAWLITMANFWFGTKHWDGTQFGAVFGTMGIASIFMPTITGIIADRWINAERIFSVLHILYGVILFVLPHSADPNSFFWLMLLAMCFYMPTIALANSISYTVLKNSNLDVVKDFPPIRVWGTIGFIVAMWITNLTGNKATEGQFYIGGAIAIFLGIYALTLPKCPPQKLIDKSSPLSEQLGLNAFKLFGNYKMALFFLFSMLLGAALQLTNAYGDVFLSEFSHFPKYADSFVVQRSTIIMSISQVSETLFILAIPFFLKKFGIKKVMLMSMLAWVLRFGFFAYGVPDGFGLSLIIFSCIVYGMAFDFFNISGSLFVETTTDKKIRSSAQGLFMMMTNGFGALFGSYIAGWAIDKFFTHRFTNVADLSTYLDTTADNPTFLQILKNSFNSAVNADGTLSSVVMVKDWQNIWLSFAIYALILAIFFAVLFRHKHVPEEVSSVKH; via the coding sequence ATGAATTTAAAATTACGACTTACCATCCTCAGTTTTCTCCAGTTTTTTGTTTGGGGAGCATGGCTGATTACGATGGCTAATTTTTGGTTCGGTACAAAACACTGGGACGGAACCCAGTTTGGAGCCGTTTTCGGAACAATGGGAATCGCTTCTATTTTTATGCCGACCATTACCGGAATTATTGCCGACCGATGGATAAATGCCGAACGTATCTTTTCCGTACTGCATATCCTTTACGGTGTTATCCTTTTTGTATTACCTCATTCCGCTGATCCTAACTCTTTCTTTTGGCTCATGTTGCTGGCTATGTGTTTTTATATGCCTACCATTGCTCTGGCAAATTCCATTTCCTACACGGTTCTGAAAAACAGCAATCTGGATGTAGTGAAAGATTTTCCGCCAATCCGTGTATGGGGAACCATAGGATTTATTGTAGCAATGTGGATTACCAACCTTACGGGAAATAAAGCGACAGAAGGACAGTTCTATATCGGTGGAGCCATTGCTATATTTTTAGGAATATATGCACTTACCTTACCAAAATGTCCGCCACAGAAACTGATCGATAAAAGCTCACCATTATCTGAGCAATTAGGTCTGAACGCATTTAAGCTTTTCGGAAATTATAAAATGGCCCTTTTCTTTTTGTTTTCAATGCTTTTAGGAGCAGCTCTTCAGCTGACCAATGCATATGGAGATGTATTTTTAAGTGAATTTTCTCATTTCCCAAAATATGCAGATTCATTTGTAGTACAGAGATCTACCATTATTATGTCTATCTCACAGGTTTCCGAGACATTATTTATTCTGGCGATTCCTTTCTTCCTGAAGAAATTCGGAATTAAAAAAGTGATGCTGATGTCTATGCTGGCATGGGTGCTCAGGTTCGGGTTCTTTGCGTACGGGGTTCCGGACGGATTCGGACTTTCTCTGATCATCTTTTCCTGTATCGTATACGGAATGGCATTTGATTTCTTTAATATTTCAGGTTCCCTTTTCGTAGAAACCACTACCGACAAAAAGATCCGTTCATCCGCTCAGGGTTTATTTATGATGATGACCAACGGTTTTGGAGCACTTTTCGGAAGCTATATCGCAGGCTGGGCTATCGATAAATTTTTCACCCACAGATTTACGAACGTTGCAGATTTGTCCACTTATCTGGACACCACGGCAGACAATCCTACTTTCCTGCAGATCCTAAAAAACAGTTTTAACTCAGCAGTAAATGCCGATGGAACGCTTTCATCAGTTGTCATGGTAAAAGACTGGCAGAATATATGGTTGTCTTTTGCAATCTATGCATTGATTCTTGCCATATTCTTTGCTGTTTTATTCAGACATAAGCATGTTCCGGAAGAGGTTTCCTCAGTGAAACATTAA
- a CDS encoding bifunctional nuclease family protein, with translation MDYKQLIIRGISYSQTQSGAYALLLEHEETHIKLPVVIGNFEAQSISLGLEKDIHPPRPLTHDLFTKFIVSANYELVSVIIYQIVDGVFFSNINFKNKANDEELILDARTSDAVAMAVRFDAPIFTTQQVLNEAGILLELEDVSKEEQPFSETVQSEDNLKAVSMEELQKLLEEAVKEEDFDTALEIQEEIKRRKKRID, from the coding sequence ATGGATTATAAGCAGCTAATTATTCGCGGAATATCGTACAGCCAGACCCAATCCGGGGCGTACGCCTTGTTATTGGAACATGAAGAGACACATATAAAATTACCTGTTGTCATAGGAAATTTCGAGGCCCAGTCCATTTCATTGGGACTTGAGAAAGATATCCATCCGCCCCGCCCACTTACCCATGATTTATTCACAAAATTTATCGTTTCTGCGAATTATGAATTGGTTTCTGTGATTATCTATCAGATCGTAGATGGCGTATTTTTTTCTAACATTAATTTCAAAAATAAAGCTAACGATGAAGAGCTGATCCTGGATGCAAGAACTTCTGATGCTGTTGCAATGGCCGTAAGATTTGACGCGCCTATTTTTACCACGCAGCAGGTTCTGAATGAAGCAGGTATTCTTCTCGAACTGGAAGACGTTTCCAAAGAAGAACAGCCGTTCTCTGAAACCGTACAGTCTGAAGATAACCTGAAAGCCGTGTCTATGGAAGAACTTCAAAAACTCCTTGAAGAAGCCGTAAAAGAAGAAGACTTTGATACCGCTTTGGAAATTCAGGAAGAAATTAAAAGAAGAAAAAAAAGAATTGACTAA
- a CDS encoding electron transfer flavoprotein subunit alpha/FixB family protein, translating to MAVFVYAENINGVYKKAAFEAVSYAKAVADQAGDTVTAISVNPTDSSDVLYKYGASNVINIKDEGLKNFSAKAFAQAVSEVAEGNTIVFPHTTDASSIAPMLAVMKNYSLITNVLEAPESLSPFQVKRRAFSGKGFMHAKAEGNGVIITVSQNAFGVKENTVSGSEEVKNLSVANEDTKVISHEQSSGKLDLKEAEVVVSAGRGMKGPENWGMIEELANVLGAATACSKPVSDIGWRPHTEHVGQTGKAISPNLYIAVGISGAIQHLAGVNSSKTIVVINNDAEAPFFKSADYGVVGDAFQIIPALTEKIKAIKG from the coding sequence ATGGCAGTATTCGTATACGCAGAAAATATAAATGGAGTTTACAAAAAAGCAGCTTTTGAAGCAGTTTCTTATGCTAAAGCAGTGGCAGATCAGGCGGGAGATACCGTTACAGCGATCTCTGTAAACCCAACAGATTCTTCAGATGTATTGTATAAATATGGAGCATCAAACGTTATCAATATCAAAGACGAAGGTCTTAAGAACTTCTCGGCAAAAGCATTTGCTCAGGCTGTAAGTGAAGTAGCAGAAGGAAACACTATCGTTTTCCCTCACACTACAGACGCTTCCTCTATCGCTCCAATGCTTGCGGTAATGAAGAACTATTCTTTAATTACCAATGTTTTGGAAGCTCCGGAAAGCCTTTCTCCATTCCAGGTGAAAAGAAGAGCATTTTCAGGAAAAGGATTTATGCATGCAAAAGCTGAAGGAAACGGTGTGATTATCACTGTTTCTCAAAATGCTTTCGGTGTGAAAGAAAATACAGTATCGGGTTCAGAAGAAGTCAAAAACTTATCTGTAGCGAACGAAGATACTAAAGTGATCTCTCACGAGCAGAGCTCAGGTAAATTAGACCTTAAAGAAGCAGAAGTAGTTGTTTCTGCAGGAAGAGGGATGAAAGGTCCTGAAAACTGGGGAATGATTGAAGAACTTGCTAACGTTCTTGGAGCGGCTACAGCATGTTCTAAGCCGGTTTCTGATATCGGATGGAGACCTCACACAGAGCACGTAGGACAAACAGGTAAAGCGATTTCGCCTAACCTATATATCGCAGTAGGTATTTCCGGAGCGATTCAGCACTTAGCTGGTGTAAACTCTTCTAAAACTATCGTTGTAATCAATAATGACGCTGAAGCACCATTCTTCAAGTCTGCAGATTATGGAGTAGTAGGAGATGCATTCCAGATCATTCCTGCATTAACAGAGAAAATTAAAGCAATTAAAGGATAA
- a CDS encoding electron transfer flavoprotein subunit beta/FixA family protein produces MKILVCISSVPDTTSKINFTADKSAFDKNGIQWVINPLDEFALTKAVKLQESQGATVTVINVGDTATEPVIRKALAIGANDAVRVNLDPKDSYSTAKEIAAVAQSGGYDLILCGKESIDYNGGSVPGMVAQLLNQPFVNASVGLDVNGSEATAVREIEGGKETISVKLPAVIAGQKGLVDEKDLIIPNMRGIMSARTKPLQVVEPTSSEVKVQGVSYDSVPARAAVKMVSPDNLDELVRLLHEEAKVI; encoded by the coding sequence ATGAAAATATTAGTTTGTATCAGTAGTGTTCCGGATACTACTTCCAAGATTAACTTTACGGCAGATAAATCTGCTTTCGACAAAAATGGAATTCAGTGGGTAATCAACCCTTTAGATGAATTTGCATTAACAAAAGCGGTTAAACTTCAGGAATCTCAGGGTGCAACTGTAACAGTGATCAACGTAGGAGATACTGCTACAGAACCAGTAATCAGAAAAGCATTAGCTATTGGTGCCAATGACGCTGTAAGAGTAAACCTGGATCCTAAAGACAGCTATTCTACAGCAAAAGAAATTGCTGCTGTAGCTCAAAGCGGAGGATATGATCTTATCCTTTGTGGAAAAGAATCTATTGATTATAATGGAGGTTCTGTTCCTGGAATGGTCGCTCAGTTACTGAACCAGCCTTTCGTAAACGCATCTGTAGGATTAGACGTAAACGGAAGCGAAGCTACTGCGGTAAGAGAAATTGAAGGCGGAAAAGAAACTATATCAGTAAAATTACCTGCTGTAATTGCGGGACAAAAAGGATTGGTAGATGAGAAAGATCTTATCATCCCGAATATGAGAGGGATTATGTCTGCAAGAACGAAGCCTTTGCAAGTGGTAGAGCCTACCTCTTCTGAAGTGAAAGTTCAGGGAGTATCTTATGACAGCGTTCCAGCAAGAGCTGCTGTGAAAATGGTTTCTCCTGACAACCTGGATGAGTTGGTAAGATTACTTCACGAAGAAGCTAAAGTAATCTAA